ATTAGATGCGGTTCGTGTTTCATCTATTATGTTTGGATGTTTTGATATTTTTGCCCTATTTCACGTACGAGTTTTAAGATAGTTTCTGAATATAACTTCTCATATGTCCAACCAACCAAATTGTATGGACAATATATTTCTACCGCTGAACAATGCATTGGTGATGCTGTGACACATTGTCTGTATATCTGCCTTAATCTCAACATCTCTATGAACTGCTCAGTATAAATCGTACTATGTTTTTTGAAACCTGGAGGTTCATTGCATTTCCGCACCTCCAAAATGCTACCCATGTTTTAAAGCCATTAAAGAATACTTAATCATTTTACCTAGTCCATCTTTAGAAGCACAGAACCGCACAACGTATGCTAATCTAAATTTCTCACTGCGATCTTGAGATATTAATATATTTGCATCCGATAGCATCTCAATGCCACTCTACCGCTGTTGCAGGACTACAATGCTAAGCTTTCAGACTTTGGTCTCGCAAGAACAGGACCTAGTGGAGACCAAACCCATGTGTCAACTCGGGTCATGGGAACTTATGGATATGCAGCTCCAGAATATGTCATGACTGGTAAGGATGGAATTCCCTATATTATAAGAAAACAAGTCTATATTATAAAGAGGAGAGTGAACATGTTCTCATGTATGAACAGACACTTCATTTTACTAGTTCAAATATGTTAATCCTTAATGACCAATTAACTTGCCGCAGGCCATCTGACTGCCCGAAGTGATGTTTACGGCTTTGGCGTCGTGCTTCTAGAGATGATTATTGGAAGGAGAGCTGTGGACAAGACCCGGCCAACCCGTGAGCATAACCTAGTTGATTGGGCACGCCCCCTCCTTGTCCACAACAGGAAGCTGTTCAGGATCATTGATCCAAGAATGGAAGGGCAGTACTCCACCAAggctgccattgaggtggcaaGCCTCGCATACCGTTGCCTGAGTCAGAACCCCAAAGGGCGACCAACCATGAGCCAAGTCGTTGAGACCTTTGAGGCAGTGCAGAACATGCCTGAATGCCAAGACATACTCCTCCAGAACAGTATCACAGGTGCTGTGACGCTCTACGAGGTCCCAAAGGAGCCTACAGAGAGTGTTGAGAAGGAGAAGACCAAGCAGGAACCGGCAGTCCTTCCGGCAGTAAAGACTGCCGCTGTGCCGCCTGTGAACGGAAAGCCAGTCCCCCAGAGCAGGCGGACACGGCCTGGGAATGGCCGGAGCAAGAGCGAGCCGTCATTGGAGTGCAAGATGTACATCCCGTCACCGGACTCCGACGGACAGCAGCTCGGCCTGGAGGCGCTTGCATCCCCTTCCAGAGACAGAAGTATACCGGACCCTCCTGATGAGGATTTGTACAAGATATAACATCAGATCAGTTTTTTCCCAATGATTTGAGCCATCGTTGGTCATCTTTTGCGCCGCCGTCCATGTTCTCAAGAACAGTCAGCCAGTGTTATTTTTTTCCCTATGATGGCCACGCTAGGGTTCTTGTTCTTCCGATTAGCAATTGTATGTAGATGAGAGTTGTGATGGAAAGCATGTAATGTGAGTGCCTGCCATGACGACGCTGTAAAAGCTTGAGACGGTTCTTTCTGGGAGAACTTCCACGCCAAAAATGGATGTGGAAAGATGTGTCCTGACAGTCAGTGCCGTTGCCAGTGTGTTCGACTTGTAAAGATGCTTGTTCTGCATTGTAAACCTGAATAGTTCTACGGCAAATCAACACCACCATGGAAATTGAGAAATTAGTCAGTGCCCATATCCTGTCCAGTTATTTCTATGAATGTATGCTCGCTGCCCGAATCGatatttttttgaaagaaagaGCAGAATCGATATTCAAACTTAAGAGTAACATGCTTATCTTTCTCAAACTTTGTTTCTGGAGAGGGCGAGCTGCCATTTGATTTGGATACTTTCGAAAATCTTATTTAGACCTGGGT
The genomic region above belongs to Panicum hallii strain FIL2 chromosome 4, PHallii_v3.1, whole genome shotgun sequence and contains:
- the LOC112889687 gene encoding probable serine/threonine-protein kinase PBL17, whose translation is MGGCFSQEEHRLQSRPAEAAGPDGLKKSKSDSKAIASVLAPPKDVVDLQVEGYGNVNIFTYDELRAATKNFRPDQILGEGGFGVVYKGVIDENVRAGFPSRQVAVKELNPEGFQGDKEWLAEVNYLGQLSHPNLVELIGYCCEGSHRLLVYEYMACGSLEKHLFRRVCLNMPWSTRMKIALGAARGLEYLHGAERSIIYRDFKTSNILLDADYNAKLSDFGLARTGPSGDQTHVSTRVMGTYGYAAPEYVMTGHLTARSDVYGFGVVLLEMIIGRRAVDKTRPTREHNLVDWARPLLVHNRKLFRIIDPRMEGQYSTKAAIEVASLAYRCLSQNPKGRPTMSQVVETFEAVQNMPECQDILLQNSITGAVTLYEVPKEPTESVEKEKTKQEPAVLPAVKTAAVPPVNGKPVPQSRRTRPGNGRSKSEPSLECKMYIPSPDSDGQQLGLEALASPSRDRSIPDPPDEDLYKI